GCGACCTTATACCAAACTACAAATAACCCATCAATTAGCATTTTCTTATCTACTGGACAAAACCTAAATACCAAACTACAAATAACCCATCAATTAACAATTACAATAAGAAAATTCCAAAACTCGGATAGACAACTAGAAACGAAAGATTTTAAGGGCTTATATTAATCGGTTCTGGTTCGGTTTGAGGGTTCAGTGAAACCAAACAAAGATCTAATGGTTTATACGgtactatttttttttaacaaatcaTTCGGTAAAGAGACTTTTGTAAAAGGGTCGGTAATTTAGGACCTAATCAGGGCCTGAGTCGAGGAACATGTACTTCATGCTATGGGGTCGAAGATAAAAAAAACCTTGTTAAATAGTCATATGATATAATATCCCAACCCAGTTTAATAATTAACCAAGTTATATAACCATTTCATTGAACATTTTAAAGACAAGGAGATCgaggattagaaaaatatattgttATCTTTGTGGTAATAGTTGAAGTAAGTTGAACTCATTTGCATCAAGTTAAAATGTCTGCTATGGGTGTTCAATTTCCTCTGACATCTCATCTACAACTCTCATAtcgaagagatgatgatcttcaTCTGAAATGACAAAATATGATGGCGTCGACTCGTAGTGAGAGCTGAAAGAAATTGAACCAGTTGCAGACTAAATATGAGAAGTGgaataagaaaaaggaaaattcACCATCAGATGGAAAACAAAAGTTTCTCAATCAGACcccttccaattgcttttcttTCTAAGGTGTTCTTGGAAAGATCGCACTTCTTTTCTATTTGTCTCTGGGTAATTCTTTTCTCCTCAGGACCCTAATTTTCTGTATTTTATCGAACTTGATTGTACTCTCAATCTCGACCTAATttaaacatcctttccgattgaTTCTTAACTACTTATGTTTAATTTCTTGTTCTACTATTATATTGTTTTGatatttgttagtatttgattATTATTAGGTTTTCAAGCAATCTTGTGAATTAAGGTTGGTGATTCTAAACTTATTGGTCGAATCCTTTCGATGTTATGAGTTTGTGTTTTGTGtgtagttttgattttcaaacttTTAACGTTAATCAACTTATGGTCAAAACGTTTAGCAAAATAAAAAATGTCAATTAACAGGTTTAAACGATCTTTGATCAATTTACGACCCAAATACATCAACAAAGTCTTTCACGGCCCAGACTCTCCTAAAATGACTCATCAATAAATGATTTGGTTCTCGGTTAATCGGTTAGATACGGCGCGATTTCACAGCTTGGAATGGTTTTTGTGAAGCCCCCGCATAGGAGTTGCCCTAATAAAGACTGAAAAGATTCGTCGATTTCCACcctaacttttgtaaataaactCCACCCAACGTAGGGAAAAGACATTCTCATGTGTTCATACCTGTTTCAAGCGAATGGACTACTTTATACCTTAATTATTGCAAACACCTCCTCTCCCTCTGAGATCCCGTCAATTTCCTTCCCCTCAAAGGTTCAAACCCAAATCCCTAAACCAAACAAAGCGaaataaggaaaagaaaagggaaaTGGCGGCCTCTGTTTACACAACCATACCGATCTCAAGCAGTGAAATGATCTCAAGATCATTCCACAACTTATCCGTCTTCCTCTCTGTTCGGCGCCGTCCATGGTCTGAATTCATCGCCACCGATGTCTTCGACAAGCCTGAATCGTTTGACACCGTTCTTGTCCGCATCAAAAAGAATTCAGAGTATTTCAGGTTAAACTATGGATTGCTCGTATTAGCTTGTGCACTCGCATCCCTCATTACAACACCTGTTTCTCTGGTACTTGTAGCTGGGATAATAGGTCTATGGTTGCTTCTCTATGTATTTCGCGAAGATCCAGTTTTTATGTTTGGGGATCAACCGATTAACGATCGTCTGGTTTTGATGGGTCTGGTTATAATCTCTTTATTGACCATTGTCTTCACTGGGGTTTTCCAGACTTTGATGTTTGGTTTGGGTATAGGTATTATTATTTCAGCCATTCACGGTGCTTTTAGGAACCCCGATGGATTGTTCTTAAATGAAGATGAGGCTGCTTCTACTGGTTTTATTGGAAGAGGTGGTCCTAAATACCCATCTCCATCATCATAATTAGGGATGAAGCTGTGTCAGGAGAATATCCGTAATGGTAACGTATGCAGTAAACTCAATTCCTCTGGGCGTTGTAGAGGTCGCAACATGGGGAAAAGCGTGCATTTTGTTTGTATGTTTGTGTTTTATGGGTTTAGAATTGTGAAGGGAGGGTGTGGTGTTTTGCTTTCATAACAAGGGGGTTTATTATGTTCTTATTAATGTAGTTGTTTCTAATTCTTCTACGGGTTTCAAATTTCTATTCTATTTTGGGATGGAACTTGCATTACTGACAAGTAAGTTTGTATAGCATTGTTATTGAAAAGGAAGTTTGCTGGAAAATATTAATTGCTAGAATTTTTATTCATAGAGTTAAATCATTTATACATTTGTCTCAGTATTTAGGATGCAAATAACTGCAATTTGCGTCAACTACTCTTCTGTAAGAGATTAAGGACGCCTCTAGCTTTCGCTTTCATTTGAGCCATCAAAAACTCCCATACCTGGGAGTGAAAGTCTTAAGCCATGGTTTAGTAAGGAAAAACGTCTGTGATCTTGCAATATATGATGTTTCCTCTCCACTGATGTAAAGTCGTGATTTATAGCACATAAGCACTCCTAAATTCTCTGCCAATGCACTCATTGAGGTGTCCTTTACCATATTTGTATCTTATTATTCAAATCTGGTTGCTAATTTAGTCCTTTAATTTTCATGTCTGTAAACAATTGTTTGCTTCTTGAATCCCACCTTTAAATTAACCCATAGTTAAGCTAGTGTAGGTTGTGAAACTGTAAAAAATTCCCTTATCCAATACCTGTTGGTGGAGAACAGATACCTTTGCACATCTCCATGCTTGGCAAGACAACAAATGAATGCACTATAAACAAGTCGATCAAATCGCAGATTCTTCCTACCTGACTGAATGGAGCCTGCCTGTATGGTCCTGCGACCACCTCAGTACTCCATCAGAAGTACATCTTTGCCATGGTTGACTGCTTAGAGAATTTAGTTCATTTATGACCCATTAGGATTAAGAAAGTTGTGCTACCAGTTTGCAAGGTTGACTGCTTAAAGAATCTCCTCACATTCATATCATACAATCTTTTCTGATAGACAAGAATTTTCTACTACTTGCAAACATTATGCAGTATTTTTACTTTTGCAGCATCATATAACCAACATTATCCATTGTCTAAAAACCTAGTGGTTTGAATATACATACAGCTTTCACCTTATTGAATCAGGTTATTGTGTCTTAGCAAAGACGGATGATTCTCTAGTTCTACAGCGATGTAGCTGTGACTCAGATGCGTGTTAAGAAAAACGGGAATGCAATCAGTTCATGGATCAGGATCATGTACTACTAGAAGGGTTGAAGGCTCACGAAGTCGACAGTTTCAGCAATGATTTCAGTTAGGTTTGACTGCTTGCAAGACAAAGCGTAACAAGTTAAGCATCCAAACGACAGTGCAATAGGAACATTTTCAATGGAACCTGGAGGAAGTTTAATATACCTTCCTCATTCTTATGAACTTAAACAGACTAGGTTAGTTGAACTTTCTTACAATAACAGGAATGAAAAAAGGAAACACCATTTGTAAAGTATAAACAGAGAATACCATGGAAGAAAATAATTAGAAGAGGCTTTATATCCAACAAAAGGTGATCTTACAACGGAGGAAACAAAACCCCACCAAGTATACAAAGATGAAAAAGGCGGGTCTTTATTCATTAACTCACATTTTACTTCTCATTCTTACGAGTCTAGCGAGTGTTTCTTGAGCTGCTAATGTCTGGGCATGGTTGTGGCCAAGCATCACAGTTCTGATACTAATGCAAGTCCTACACAGTTCTTCACCACTGTCAAAATGCCCGCCTCTCAATAACAACTTAGCTCTGGTCTCGAGCAATGCTGCCTTCAATAACATCACATCTTGCCAGACATATTCATCTACCCGTATCTGGCTGCACTCTAATTTCTTTGTCTTCTTTTTCCAGCATAGAGAACCATGACACCAGTCCTGTACCTGCGATGCGAACGACTTCTCGACCTCCTCTAGTACGTTGGTGCACACTTTTAGAAGCTCCAGTGCTGAGTTGCACCTTGAAAATGTTGTGAAGGCTTGTAATGCTAAAGGAAGTGCTGTGTTCTTGATGAAGACAACCATATCAACGGCTTTCAGCTGAACAAGTGGAGGCTcagatttgaatccaaaaacaaGAAATGCAGAAGCCCACAGATGGTCTAAATTCACCACTGGATTCCCCATCTGTCTCACACACTCAACCGTAGCCTTGGCAGACTGTAAACCTCCTTTCAGTCTCGCAAATGATTGTGCAATGGGGTGGAACTGAATCCAACAACCAGGCCTCCTGTTTGTTCTTTTTGCTAACCCAAGCTTTACTAGAAGAAGGGCTGAGTCGACTTGGATCTTCCGTATTTGGGGAGAACAACAAGTAGTACAACAACAGAATGCTGCCATTCTCAGGCACTTGGTCCATAGGCCAAAACGCTTTTTTCTCGCAGGTATCTTTTTAGCTGCAATTGCTAAAAGATTCACAGGAATGGGTGCTGGTGCAAACCAAGCACCAGCAAGAAGCATCCTTGACGCCAGCAAGTTCCTTCTCCCACTTGTTCGCTCCAAGACGAGAGAGCAAAAAGTTAAAAGCCTCATCAAGAAAGGGTTGTTCTTGAAAAACTGTTCTTCCCCGACATTCAAAAAACAAGAATTATGATCGTCAGCAGATACCTGACTCACTGCTTCGAA
This is a stretch of genomic DNA from Papaver somniferum cultivar HN1 chromosome 1, ASM357369v1, whole genome shotgun sequence. It encodes these proteins:
- the LOC113301228 gene encoding PRA1 family protein G2-like, producing the protein MAASVYTTIPISSSEMISRSFHNLSVFLSVRRRPWSEFIATDVFDKPESFDTVLVRIKKNSEYFRLNYGLLVLACALASLITTPVSLVLVAGIIGLWLLLYVFREDPVFMFGDQPINDRLVLMGLVIISLLTIVFTGVFQTLMFGLGIGIIISAIHGAFRNPDGLFLNEDEAASTGFIGRGGPKYPSPSS